The region CAATCCTATCATTTATGTTAGAAGAGTTAAACATATCTGTTGAAGTGAAAAGAGAGTTTTGACTTTTCATGAAGTTATAAAAATCAGGATCAAATACTCTTATAGCTTCTATTGCAGTGAAATCTATGGGATTTACTTCCATTATTTCATCATTGTACATTTGTGATATGTTAAATTTTAAACTACTCATAAACCTTTTAACATCTCTTATATTTTTAAAATAATATTTAAATCCAGAGTTGTAAACATTGGCCCAATATGAATCACCTTGATTATAGAATCTCTGTGCAGATTCAGGTAATGAACCAAGTACTTGATTTAATTCTTCAAAGAAATACTTTGAAGTAGTATTAGGCTTTGCAAAAGGAATATCGAAATCAACCTGTACTATTTTGTTTAAGTAGTCTTTACCCGATACTCCTGCTTGCACCTCTAAATTTTTTTCAATAATTTTTCGATCAAATGCTAAAAGATAAATAATATTTGGAAAATCTGCATTAATTCGAATTAATCTAAATATTTGCTTTATTTCAGATTGATTTAATCGATCAATATCATCAATTACAATAATTAATTTTTTTTGTCTTTTTAGCAACTCGTTTTTGATTTCCGTTTTTACTTCTAATATTGACTTTTTATTATATGCATTTTTTTTATTTAAAATATCAGCTAATTTTGCTAAATAATTTTTAAATATTCCAGCAACTACAAGTACAGCACTTAAACCAAGTACTGAATATTTCACATACATATCAGCAATATTAATCCAACCAGTTATTTCATTTGTAGAAATACCTACTAAACTTATACCTATTATTAGACTAAAAGCATATCCCGAAACTGTTTTTTCATCTGGTACCAGACTAAGCAAACTTGAATAATACGTGAGTTTCTCAGCAATCTTTTTGTCATTGCTTTCCCCTCTTATTTTAATTTCTTTTGCAACTTCATTGAAAAAATGCTCACTCAAGTTCTTTTGCTCTGAAAAATTCCAAGGATTAAATTCAATTACAGTAGGTATATCCTTTAAATTTTTATTCTTAATGTGCCTTAAAGCAAGTTTAATTGCAGAGGACTTACCAGACCCCCATTCTCCATGGACCGCAACAATAAGACTTTCTTTTTCCTTCCAACTTAAAAGAGATTCAGCTAAATGTTGTGAAAATCCTTTTCGGTTCAAAAAGTCCTCTTTTTCTGTTTCTATTGGTTTGTCAGGAATAAACATGGGTCCGACTCTCACTATTATATCGGAAAATCACATTTCAAATATATTCTACAATACGCATGTTTATCTTTTATATTAAACGTATGCATTTTTATGTTTCTTTAGAAACCCTTTAATTTAGTAATGAAGGAAAAAAAACGATAATAATAAAGATTCTAAATCAAATGAAACGTCTGGATTTGGATCTTTGTTAACATCTGAGGTACTGATGATAGCAACTCTATTAACAAGAAGGAATGAATGAGAAGATGAATCCTTCATTATTTGGTTTTTTGAAACATTTAAAAAAACACCAAGTTCCAACATTGTAAGTTGCCCATGCATTGGTATTAATTGGTGGACAAAATCAGATGTATTCGGTTACATCCAAAGTTCGATGCCCCTACATCAAATTCTTTCTTTGTTATCGTGATGATGGGATTTCCAATTGTACTTGTTTTGAGAAGAGAAAGGGATTAATTGAAGAAGTGAGATATCTCTTCCATTTTCAATTTTTTTATACATTGTAATTTGTTCATTCATTTAATTATGATTAGAAAAAAATTGATACTTGCTTTATAAAAAATACTTAATAATTTTTTATCTAAGGTTGCATTTTTCAATTCTACCTATAACCCGATTGGTTGGTGCGAGAGGGGGGATTCGAACCCACGAACTCCTACGAGAATGGATCTTGAGTCCATCGCCGTTGGCCGCTTGGCTACTCTCGCACATTTTTTATTGCAGATTCTGTTTGGGTACTGCAACCAGAATATGCAACATCTAAATAACACGATTTTTTATAAATCTATCGCAGGAAAAACATAATTGGGACAGCACTGACAACTATACTGGCCATTTTCTCATTTTTTTATTGCAAGCAGGAACACCTCAATACATCATACAAAACCTATTTTTGTAATCAGTTCCAAGTTCCATATACAGAGGTTATTTCATGAGATATCCAATATATCTTTTCCTTATCATTCTAGTGTTTTCATCAGGATGCATTTCCAACACACCGCAGGAAACAGAAGGTAGCGGTGTGCAGGATAATGAGACAGAGACACTGGAATATGACGGTGTTGAACTTACACCGATTGAAGAGCAGCGCAACAATGGTATCAAGGGAACCCAGTATATTGATAGAGAGACCTACACACTCAAAATCAGCGGGATGGTAAATGAAACTACACTTATAAGTTATGAACAGCTCACCTCCTCCCGGGCCGTTTCCAGGGTAATACCGCTTGATTGTGTAGAAGGATGGCGCTTTACAGCACTGTGGACAGGTGTACCGGTGGATATCCTTCTGGAAGAAGCCGGAGTCAGAAAAGGGGCTAACACGGTTATTTTCTATTCAAAGGACGGTTATTCTACATCCCTTCCGCTGGATTACCTGATTGATAACAATATTATTGTTGCCTACAAACTTAATAACGTCACCCTCCCCCAAGAAAGGGGCTTCCCCCTGCAACTTGTAGCAGAGGGAAAATATGGTTACAAATGGGCTAAATGGATCACCGCGATAGAGGTGACAGACGATGAGAATTATGAAGGATTCTGGGAAAGGCGTGGCTACAATAATAATGCAGATGTAGATGGTCCAAGGTTTCAATAAATACAAATGAATTTCAGAAATATAGAAGAAGGCAGAGATATTGTAGAACAGGTGCAAACCATACAATTCGGGACTTTTTTGTTTCTAAGCCCAGATACCTCCGCCTTAATCTGCCAGAAGTTATAATCAATCCTCTGTTGTGCTTATACTTCTACAATATAATATACAGAGTATATAGAATATATATATCCCAGAACTACAGGTCAGAACCAATTGTACCTGATATATACTGATACTGCCGGATAATTATGCAATTTTCGTGAAATAAACTTTTTAAATATAAACTCTGTCTACTATTAGCAATGGGAAACAATGAGACTAACGATGAGCAAATTTGTGGCTCTATTGATAAAAACAAAGAAATCGTGCTGAAAGTCGCCAGAGAAGGATGGAGTCCTGTTATGGTGGATAAACATTGCACTGAAGATTATCTGATGCATTATGGCGGAGAAATACTGGACCGGGAAAATCTCAAGGAATTCATGGGTGCCATACACCATGCCCTTCCAGACCTTCATTTTGAAATAGAAGACATGATCGCCGAAGAGGATAAAGTTGTTACACGCTGGAAAGCAGAAGGCACCCATAAAAGAACATTTCAGGGTGTGTTTCCTACAAACCGCAAAATTAGTTTTACTGGCATAACCATAAGCAGGGTAAAAGGTGAAAAGATTGCCGAGGACTGGGAAGAGGTAGACCAGCTCAATTTCACCCAGCAATTTGGCGTCTATCCCGACGATATATAATTTATTCTATAGCAGGCAACACTATCCCCTGCCCAGTTGATTTTAATATAAAAAGATATTAATTCAACCATCTAATCATCACTGGCATCAATCCTTCGGAGAATTCAATTGGTAACCACTAACATCATATTGGCGATATTTTTAGTATATTGGGCCGCAGTAGCCTATCTTAACAAAAAGGGAGTACTGGAAAAGTACAATATATCGGCATACGGCCCCATACTCATGATCAGAACTGTCAGGGGGCTGGCTCTTCTGGACAAACTTGCAAAACCCCGCCGTTACTGGAGAGTATTTGCAAATACCGGCATTGTGCTGATGTTCATAGGCATGTTTGCCATGCTTTTTATTGTCATTCTTTCAGATATCGCGCTTATTGCTTCCCTTACAGAGAATGCAATGCCTCAACCCGGGAAATTCAATGAGGCCCGCAATGTATTCCTGATTCCCGGTGTCAACGAATTTATCCCCCTTACATGGGGTATCATTGCCCTGATAGTAACACTGGTAGTTCATGAATTTGCCCATGCCATTCTTGCCAGGGTAGAAGATATCAGGGTAAAATCCATGGGAATACTTGTTGCCCTGGTGCCCATAGGAGGATTTGCTGAACCCGATGAGGAACAACTTTTCGGGGAAGGGAAAGACGAATTTGGAAGTCCTGTAATAAATGAGAAAAAAGCCACCAGAAACCAGCGTGCACGCATCCTGGCCGCTGGAGTGATGTCCAATTTTGCAGTGGCCCTGATTGCTTTTGTTCTCTTTTTCGGACCTGTATTGGGAGCTGTAGCTCCTATGAGCGACACAATGGTCGTGGATGTTAAAGAAGACTCTGTAGCTGACATGGCAGGTATTGAAAAGGGAATGGTAATTACCGGCATCGATGATCAGGAAATACGTTATGCCAGTGACGTTGTAGCCTATTTGAACAAAACAGAAATCGGATCTACGGTCACCCTGAAAGCAGCCAAAGACCGAAAGGTAAGAGAGTATGAACTGAAAGTAACCGACAAGCAGGATACCGGAGATTTTGGAATATATATCAATGATATTGTAGATGGTTCACCTGCAGAAAGAAGTAACCTTGAAAAAGGGATGTTTTTACTATCCATCAATAATGTTACTACCCAAACCCCTAAAGAATTTGTCAATTTCATGAATACCACAACTGCCGGCCAGGAAGTGGAAATAGAGGT is a window of Methanohalophilus mahii DSM 5219 DNA encoding:
- a CDS encoding molybdopterin-dependent oxidoreductase, producing MRYPIYLFLIILVFSSGCISNTPQETEGSGVQDNETETLEYDGVELTPIEEQRNNGIKGTQYIDRETYTLKISGMVNETTLISYEQLTSSRAVSRVIPLDCVEGWRFTALWTGVPVDILLEEAGVRKGANTVIFYSKDGYSTSLPLDYLIDNNIIVAYKLNNVTLPQERGFPLQLVAEGKYGYKWAKWITAIEVTDDENYEGFWERRGYNNNADVDGPRFQ
- a CDS encoding ester cyclase, whose protein sequence is MGNNETNDEQICGSIDKNKEIVLKVAREGWSPVMVDKHCTEDYLMHYGGEILDRENLKEFMGAIHHALPDLHFEIEDMIAEEDKVVTRWKAEGTHKRTFQGVFPTNRKISFTGITISRVKGEKIAEDWEEVDQLNFTQQFGVYPDDI
- a CDS encoding KAP family P-loop NTPase fold protein, with amino-acid sequence MFIPDKPIETEKEDFLNRKGFSQHLAESLLSWKEKESLIVAVHGEWGSGKSSAIKLALRHIKNKNLKDIPTVIEFNPWNFSEQKNLSEHFFNEVAKEIKIRGESNDKKIAEKLTYYSSLLSLVPDEKTVSGYAFSLIIGISLVGISTNEITGWINIADMYVKYSVLGLSAVLVVAGIFKNYLAKLADILNKKNAYNKKSILEVKTEIKNELLKRQKKLIIVIDDIDRLNQSEIKQIFRLIRINADFPNIIYLLAFDRKIIEKNLEVQAGVSGKDYLNKIVQVDFDIPFAKPNTTSKYFFEELNQVLGSLPESAQRFYNQGDSYWANVYNSGFKYYFKNIRDVKRFMSSLKFNISQMYNDEIMEVNPIDFTAIEAIRVFDPDFYNFMKSQNSLFTSTDMFNSSNINDRIAKIENQDYDLAKDVREHTIQLVKTLFPQINTNHSSDFQASWSRDLRVCATSNFDSYFSLIPGGGEEEISQYEMENILTKTNSVEAFESILREYIEKNKIRKVLQKMQDYTSEEKYIPQEKVQNIVLALFNISDDLPKEKAGMFDYGADMDMMRILHQIFERNGESMEIYKILKNTIPLSKGLYGPVQEVSLQTPNEDRDDDPKDTFIAPDKVEELQKLCLEKIIGCKNKLLDSDEFIYIIYRWRDWDKEKRWEQFIDDILADDGKLVLFLSKFITESMSYTFGDYTSKRIKKLNYQNLNDFVELESIISRLIKIKNENDKLYTANKQTIDFYLANYDKKDNQNF
- a CDS encoding site-2 protease family protein, producing MVTTNIILAIFLVYWAAVAYLNKKGVLEKYNISAYGPILMIRTVRGLALLDKLAKPRRYWRVFANTGIVLMFIGMFAMLFIVILSDIALIASLTENAMPQPGKFNEARNVFLIPGVNEFIPLTWGIIALIVTLVVHEFAHAILARVEDIRVKSMGILVALVPIGGFAEPDEEQLFGEGKDEFGSPVINEKKATRNQRARILAAGVMSNFAVALIAFVLFFGPVLGAVAPMSDTMVVDVKEDSVADMAGIEKGMVITGIDDQEIRYASDVVAYLNKTEIGSTVTLKAAKDRKVREYELKVTDKQDTGDFGIYINDIVDGSPAERSNLEKGMFLLSINNVTTQTPKEFVNFMNTTTAGQEVEIEVKTTEGENKIYTLTLGQHPDGTSEKGFLGVYYGTDGVKNIPVGLSIGEYPAHEYLDMLKGLPSMLTGVAGWVIMLGLPIIGFAGEGFPGFSGTLAQFYEPVGWGEPLGVGVFWIANSLLWIGWLNFYVGLFNCLPAVPLDGGHVFRDYLQSFLKRFTGDEIKSTTLAGTIAGTFTIFIILSFVLMIFGPYIVHGF